A genome region from Christensenella minuta includes the following:
- the sigH gene encoding RNA polymerase sporulation sigma factor SigH, translated as MELEEEREVIVHAGFEKYALMTDEQIVIMANEEEGSPALEYILHKYKNFVRAKARSYFLIGADKEDIVQEGMIGLYKAVRDYDAEKKASFRAFAELCVTRQIITAIKTATRQKHQPLNSYVSLNKPVYDEESERTLVDIIAASKVSNPEEIVIDQEDYASMEEEISKMLSSLENQVLTYYLHGLSYQQIAKIMGRHEKSIDNALQRAKGKIDKFLEAKNGVRE; from the coding sequence CTGGAGCTGGAAGAAGAGCGGGAAGTGATCGTGCACGCGGGCTTTGAAAAGTACGCGCTGATGACGGACGAGCAAATCGTTATTATGGCGAACGAAGAAGAGGGGAGCCCGGCGCTCGAGTATATCCTGCATAAATATAAAAATTTTGTGCGCGCAAAAGCGAGATCGTATTTTCTGATCGGCGCCGACAAGGAAGATATCGTGCAGGAAGGCATGATCGGGCTTTATAAGGCGGTGCGCGATTACGATGCGGAAAAGAAGGCTTCCTTCCGGGCCTTTGCGGAGCTTTGCGTAACGCGGCAGATTATTACGGCGATTAAAACGGCGACGCGGCAGAAGCACCAGCCGCTCAATTCCTACGTGTCCCTCAACAAACCGGTATATGATGAGGAGTCCGAACGCACACTGGTGGATATTATCGCGGCGTCCAAGGTCTCTAATCCAGAAGAAATCGTGATCGACCAGGAAGATTACGCGAGCATGGAGGAAGAGATATCGAAAATGCTTTCCAGCCTTGAAAACCAGGTGCTGACGTATTACCTGCACGGCCTTTCCTATCAGCAGATCGCAAAGATCATGGGACGGCATGAAAAATCGATCGACAATGCGTTGCAGAGGGCGAAAGGGAAGATCGATAAGTTCCTTGAGGCCAAGAACGGGGTGAGGGAATAA
- the rlmB gene encoding 23S rRNA (guanosine(2251)-2'-O)-methyltransferase RlmB produces the protein MNEREFVIGRNSVREAIKSGEQIDRIYVQQGLTDGSIRELLMMARQNSLVVTEVPRAKLDGMCAGLGPDGRPGNHQGIAAQIPAFRYSELDDIFELAQVRGEEPFIVILENVQDPHNLGAVIRSAEALGAHGVIIGKRRSASLTASAFKVSCGAAQYLPVVKVTNINQTIEELKKRNVWTAAADMDGQPLSATDLTGAMALVIGGEGEGVAKHTKELCDLIVKIEMGGRTTSLNASCAASILVYEKRRQELVR, from the coding sequence ATGAATGAGCGGGAATTTGTGATTGGGCGCAACAGTGTACGCGAGGCGATCAAAAGCGGAGAGCAGATCGACCGTATTTATGTACAGCAGGGGCTTACGGACGGGAGTATCCGTGAATTGCTGATGATGGCGCGGCAAAATAGCCTCGTTGTGACGGAGGTGCCGCGCGCCAAGCTGGACGGCATGTGCGCGGGGCTAGGGCCGGATGGCCGTCCGGGAAACCATCAGGGAATCGCGGCACAGATTCCGGCATTCCGCTACAGCGAGCTTGACGATATCTTTGAACTGGCGCAGGTGCGTGGGGAAGAGCCCTTTATCGTGATCCTGGAAAATGTGCAGGATCCGCATAACCTGGGGGCGGTGATCCGCAGCGCAGAGGCGCTCGGGGCGCATGGAGTCATTATTGGAAAACGGCGGTCCGCGTCGCTGACCGCATCGGCGTTTAAGGTATCGTGCGGCGCCGCACAGTATCTTCCGGTCGTTAAGGTCACGAACATCAACCAGACAATCGAAGAGCTGAAGAAACGGAACGTATGGACCGCGGCGGCGGATATGGACGGGCAGCCCCTTTCGGCGACAGACCTTACGGGCGCTATGGCGTTGGTGATCGGCGGAGAAGGCGAAGGCGTAGCAAAACACACAAAGGAACTGTGCGACCTCATTGTCAAAATCGAGATGGGCGGCCGGACAACCTCACTCAACGCTTCGTGCGCAGCCAGTATACTGGTCTATGAGAAGCGGCGGCAGGAATTGGTCAGGTAA
- the thyX gene encoding FAD-dependent thymidylate synthase gives MPKTKLKTVLLAATPNPEQIVSMGAKLCYSKADIAGLEKTAKSPEFIERLTQMGHLSPIEHASFSFGIEGVSRALLAQITRHRIASFSVQSQRYVNQSAKKGEFSYVIPPSIEALGQAAVHKFEEQMRTMQEWYDEWVAALGNAGEKSNEDARFVLPNACETKMIVTMNARELLHFFALRCCNRAQWEIRELAWQMLALVMEKAPDLFGKAGPSCICGACSEGKMCCGRADEVRARHRKLMEGCGHE, from the coding sequence ATGCCGAAAACAAAGCTCAAAACAGTGCTGCTGGCAGCCACGCCGAATCCGGAACAGATCGTTTCTATGGGGGCGAAACTATGCTACTCCAAAGCGGATATCGCTGGCCTTGAAAAGACGGCCAAGAGTCCGGAATTTATTGAAAGGCTGACGCAGATGGGGCATCTTTCGCCAATCGAGCACGCTTCCTTCTCTTTTGGCATAGAGGGCGTATCGCGCGCGCTTCTCGCGCAGATCACACGGCACCGCATCGCGAGCTTTTCCGTGCAGTCGCAGCGGTATGTGAACCAGAGCGCCAAAAAAGGTGAATTTTCTTATGTGATCCCGCCGAGCATCGAGGCGCTCGGGCAGGCGGCGGTGCATAAATTCGAGGAACAGATGCGGACCATGCAGGAGTGGTACGACGAATGGGTGGCTGCGCTTGGAAACGCGGGGGAAAAATCGAACGAGGACGCGCGTTTTGTCCTTCCGAATGCCTGCGAGACCAAGATGATCGTTACCATGAACGCCCGCGAACTCCTGCATTTTTTTGCGCTGCGGTGCTGTAACCGGGCGCAGTGGGAAATACGCGAGCTTGCGTGGCAGATGCTTGCGCTGGTGATGGAAAAAGCGCCGGACCTTTTTGGCAAGGCTGGACCGTCCTGCATATGCGGAGCGTGCAGCGAGGGGAAAATGTGCTGCGGCAGAGCGGACGAAGTGCGTGCCCGGCACCGGAAACTGATGGAGGGCTGCGGACATGAATGA
- a CDS encoding Mini-ribonuclease 3: MLSRIDEDLRLSEEKAAQMPPLTLAYIGDSVFDLYVRTKYVLGCAKNAGALHSMSIRLVNARAQAEFARRWMERFTEAEADIFRRGRNAKSPSPPKNMSIADYKYATALEAVVGYLFLTGQAGRIDEILGTLDFEV, translated from the coding sequence ATGTTAAGTAGAATAGATGAGGACTTGAGGCTTTCGGAGGAAAAAGCGGCGCAAATGCCGCCGCTTACGCTTGCTTATATCGGCGACAGCGTGTTTGATCTTTACGTGCGCACAAAGTATGTGCTCGGCTGTGCCAAAAATGCGGGCGCTCTGCACTCCATGAGTATACGGCTTGTGAACGCCCGTGCGCAGGCGGAATTCGCACGCCGGTGGATGGAGCGGTTCACCGAAGCGGAAGCGGATATTTTCCGGCGGGGAAGGAACGCAAAGAGTCCTTCGCCGCCCAAGAATATGAGCATTGCGGATTATAAATACGCGACCGCCCTCGAGGCGGTGGTCGGCTACCTGTTCCTGACGGGGCAGGCCGGGCGGATCGATGAAATACTGGGGACGCTTGATTTTGAAGTGTGA
- a CDS encoding N-acetylmuramoyl-L-alanine amidase family protein yields MRLKRWLLVLLAGFILLALCACGEEESGRSYSSVSLEGVKVVVDPGHGDTDVGTIGVSTGRYEKEVNLEIGLKLKAALEQEGVTVVMTRESDDPVAAAEETDIGKRKEADMQKREQIIRDADADMYIGVHQNSFENADACGPQIFYYTDSGEGKKLAESIQTVMNEELEIEAPRKVNFGRYRLLAPGSQPSVTVECGFFTNPEEEEKLQQEEYQDRVAAAIVDGIKYYQLECGNVK; encoded by the coding sequence ATGAGGCTGAAACGATGGTTGCTTGTCCTGCTTGCAGGGTTCATATTGCTTGCGCTGTGCGCGTGCGGGGAAGAAGAATCCGGACGGAGCTATTCCTCTGTCAGCCTCGAAGGGGTGAAGGTCGTCGTCGATCCGGGGCACGGCGATACGGACGTCGGAACGATTGGGGTGTCGACGGGGCGGTATGAAAAGGAAGTGAACCTTGAGATCGGCCTGAAGCTGAAGGCGGCGCTTGAACAGGAAGGCGTTACGGTAGTGATGACGCGCGAATCGGACGATCCTGTTGCCGCAGCGGAGGAAACGGATATCGGGAAGCGTAAGGAAGCGGATATGCAGAAGCGCGAACAGATCATCCGTGATGCGGACGCGGATATGTATATCGGGGTCCACCAGAACAGCTTTGAGAACGCGGACGCCTGCGGGCCGCAGATTTTTTATTATACGGACTCCGGCGAAGGAAAAAAGCTCGCCGAAAGTATCCAGACGGTGATGAACGAAGAACTTGAGATCGAAGCGCCGCGCAAGGTGAATTTCGGGCGGTATCGGCTGCTTGCGCCGGGCAGCCAGCCCAGCGTGACGGTGGAATGCGGCTTTTTTACGAATCCGGAGGAAGAAGAAAAGCTTCAGCAGGAGGAATACCAGGACAGGGTGGCTGCGGCCATCGTGGACGGGATCAAATATTATCAATTGGAATGTGGAAATGTTAAGTAG
- the tsaD gene encoding tRNA (adenosine(37)-N6)-threonylcarbamoyltransferase complex transferase subunit TsaD codes for MEDLNILAIETSCDETAAAVVRNGREVVSQALYTQIEIHKEYGGVVPEIASRNHVKKLPHVVEAAVRGAGGFERIDAVGVTNGPGLVGALLTGVSYAKGLAYTLEKPLVPVHHIAGHICANYVSHPELKPPFLCLVASGGHTQIVWAENYTEYETLGRTRDDAAGEAIDKVARVLGLPYPGGPNLQELAKRGDKTKYKFPHSFRGEDHLDFSFSGLKTAVINLLHKFGQQGQEYKKEDVAASFLKNVADTLVKNTFEAARRMDARALAVAGGVSANEQIRAAFEKKAKETGTALYFPEPKYCTDNAVMIASCAYYEFRKGRRAGLDLNAQPVMEL; via the coding sequence ATGGAAGACCTGAATATACTTGCAATTGAAACCTCGTGCGATGAGACGGCTGCAGCGGTTGTCAGGAATGGCCGCGAAGTCGTTTCGCAGGCGCTTTATACGCAGATCGAGATCCATAAGGAATACGGGGGCGTCGTGCCCGAGATCGCTTCGCGCAACCATGTGAAGAAGCTTCCGCATGTCGTGGAAGCCGCCGTGCGCGGCGCGGGCGGTTTTGAACGGATCGACGCGGTCGGGGTAACGAACGGGCCCGGGCTGGTGGGGGCGCTCCTGACAGGCGTTTCGTATGCCAAGGGGCTTGCGTATACGCTGGAAAAGCCCCTGGTGCCCGTACACCATATTGCGGGGCACATTTGTGCGAATTATGTTTCCCATCCGGAGCTTAAGCCGCCTTTTCTGTGCCTTGTAGCGTCGGGCGGCCATACGCAGATCGTATGGGCGGAGAATTACACGGAGTATGAGACGCTCGGCCGCACGCGGGATGACGCGGCGGGCGAGGCCATTGATAAGGTGGCGCGCGTTCTCGGGCTTCCCTATCCGGGCGGCCCGAACCTACAGGAGCTGGCAAAGCGGGGGGATAAAACAAAATATAAATTTCCCCACAGCTTTCGCGGCGAGGATCATCTGGATTTTTCGTTCAGCGGCCTGAAGACGGCGGTAATCAACCTGCTGCATAAGTTCGGCCAGCAGGGGCAGGAATATAAAAAAGAAGACGTCGCCGCATCGTTTTTGAAAAATGTTGCGGATACGCTGGTGAAAAATACGTTTGAAGCGGCGCGGCGGATGGATGCCCGGGCGCTTGCGGTGGCGGGCGGCGTATCTGCGAACGAACAGATTCGCGCGGCGTTTGAAAAAAAAGCGAAGGAAACCGGAACCGCGCTTTATTTTCCGGAGCCTAAGTATTGCACGGACAATGCGGTGATGATCGCGTCGTGTGCATATTACGAGTTCAGGAAAGGACGGCGCGCGGGGCTCGACCTCAATGCGCAGCCGGTCATGGAGCTCTAG
- a CDS encoding TIGR01906 family membrane protein, translating into MNETGLREHGTGFVRLMAAAGTVLIVLSAAVACISGVAFDKSFYRDEYRKMDTAAYVGVTDPVLEQATNTLLDYLQGNAPSLDLAMDNGEEYYSQREKDHMVDVKALYQNAVLFMTVGFCAGGALFAGCFLWKRERALGTFLRCYFWAAVGVLALFACIGVWAAVDFNSFWVSFHHMFFTNDLWLLDPAVSRMIRMFQEAFFANMVARILAWFLSAAVGSAAAAGIVYQRMKKHGRPEYTCN; encoded by the coding sequence ATGAACGAAACAGGCCTGCGGGAGCATGGAACCGGCTTTGTCAGGCTGATGGCCGCCGCTGGAACGGTGTTGATTGTTCTTTCGGCTGCGGTGGCCTGTATCAGCGGCGTAGCGTTCGACAAAAGCTTTTACCGTGACGAATACCGGAAAATGGATACGGCGGCGTATGTGGGCGTTACTGATCCTGTTTTGGAGCAGGCGACCAATACGCTGCTTGATTATTTACAGGGCAATGCCCCTTCGCTCGATCTGGCAATGGACAACGGTGAAGAATATTACAGCCAACGTGAAAAGGACCACATGGTTGACGTAAAGGCGCTTTACCAAAACGCGGTTCTCTTTATGACAGTCGGTTTTTGTGCGGGCGGGGCGCTGTTTGCGGGCTGTTTCCTGTGGAAGAGGGAACGTGCGCTCGGCACCTTTTTGCGCTGTTATTTCTGGGCGGCGGTGGGCGTGCTTGCCCTTTTTGCCTGTATCGGCGTGTGGGCGGCGGTAGATTTCAACAGTTTCTGGGTCAGTTTTCACCATATGTTTTTTACCAACGACCTGTGGCTGCTCGACCCGGCCGTATCACGTATGATACGCATGTTCCAGGAGGCGTTTTTTGCCAATATGGTGGCCCGGATACTGGCGTGGTTTCTTTCGGCCGCGGTGGGAAGCGCGGCAGCCGCGGGAATTGTTTACCAAAGGATGAAAAAACATGGAAGACCTGAATATACTTGCAATTGA
- a CDS encoding cyclase family protein, translating into MFEIKIIDITHELNSETKVYEGDPHVRLEQFFTVDNYGYAVTKLTMGSHSGTHIDAPAHVVIGGKTTKEVPLSTLIGEAVLVNKKDFRLPRGTKRVILKGTKDAEGRLTEKSARSLADAGVRLIGTDAQSIGNDAVHKILLSEGIVVLESLKLDKAEPGNYILCALPLKIDTDGSPIRACLLQEWDEG; encoded by the coding sequence GTGTTTGAAATTAAAATAATCGATATTACCCACGAACTGAATAGTGAAACGAAGGTATACGAAGGGGATCCGCACGTCCGGCTCGAGCAATTTTTCACGGTGGATAACTATGGCTATGCCGTGACAAAGCTGACGATGGGCTCTCACAGCGGAACCCATATTGACGCGCCCGCGCATGTCGTGATCGGAGGAAAGACGACCAAAGAGGTGCCGCTTTCCACGCTGATCGGCGAGGCCGTACTGGTGAACAAGAAGGATTTCCGCCTTCCGCGCGGAACGAAACGCGTTATCCTGAAAGGGACGAAAGACGCGGAAGGACGGCTGACGGAGAAAAGCGCACGCAGTTTGGCGGATGCGGGCGTACGCCTGATCGGTACGGACGCGCAGTCGATCGGCAACGATGCGGTGCATAAGATTTTGCTTTCGGAAGGCATCGTGGTGCTGGAATCTTTAAAGCTGGACAAGGCGGAGCCGGGCAACTATATTTTGTGCGCGCTTCCCTTGAAGATCGATACGGATGGCTCACCGATCCGCGCCTGCCTCCTGCAGGAGTGGGACGAAGGATGA
- a CDS encoding C-GCAxxG-C-C family protein gives MSEKALLAGRYFKEGYNCCQSVVLAFAPEAGLDEKTAARLGSSFGGGMGRLREVCGAVSGMFLVLGLVQGYDSPADACGKAVQYARVQKLARQFRDENGSIVCRELLGLAEHTSCPVPEKRTKAYYRKRPCAELVACAAEFLDQELQKNI, from the coding sequence ATGAGTGAAAAAGCGCTGCTCGCAGGGCGTTATTTCAAAGAAGGATATAATTGCTGTCAATCCGTGGTTCTTGCCTTCGCACCGGAGGCTGGCCTTGACGAAAAGACGGCCGCGCGGCTTGGTTCCTCTTTCGGAGGAGGAATGGGACGGCTGCGCGAGGTGTGCGGGGCGGTAAGCGGAATGTTTCTGGTACTTGGGCTTGTGCAGGGATATGATTCCCCGGCGGATGCCTGCGGGAAGGCGGTACAGTATGCCCGCGTGCAGAAGCTTGCACGGCAGTTCCGGGACGAAAACGGCTCCATCGTATGCCGGGAGCTTTTAGGGCTTGCGGAGCATACGAGCTGTCCCGTGCCTGAAAAACGGACGAAAGCTTATTACAGGAAGCGTCCCTGCGCAGAGCTCGTTGCATGCGCGGCAGAGTTCCTCGATCAGGAATTGCAAAAGAATATTTGA
- a CDS encoding Mrp/NBP35 family ATP-binding protein produces the protein MSEDCTHDCGSCSENCGSREQNPADFLEAPHEASTIKKVIGVVSGKGGVGKSLVTSMLAVLLRRKGLCTAILDADITGPSIPKMFGVTEKARGTEDTIFPVYTKNGIQIMSVNLLLPDETDPVVWRGPVIAGTVTQFWKDVIWSDVDVMFVDMPPGTGDVPLTVFQSIPVDGIIVVTSPQELVSMIVGKAVKMAGMMNVPVIGLVENMSYLKCPDCGKEIPVFGESRVEETAAKFGIRVLGRVPVDPEIARAADEGKIEALPGEWLAEAAEQVEKL, from the coding sequence ATGAGTGAAGATTGTACGCATGACTGCGGAAGTTGTTCGGAAAACTGCGGTTCGCGGGAACAAAACCCAGCGGATTTCCTGGAAGCGCCGCACGAGGCAAGCACCATCAAAAAAGTTATCGGCGTGGTCAGCGGGAAAGGCGGCGTGGGAAAATCCCTCGTGACCTCGATGCTGGCCGTTCTGCTGCGCCGCAAGGGGCTCTGCACCGCGATCCTCGATGCGGATATCACAGGGCCGTCCATCCCCAAGATGTTTGGCGTGACGGAAAAGGCGCGCGGAACAGAAGACACGATTTTCCCGGTCTATACGAAAAACGGGATACAGATTATGTCCGTCAACCTTCTGCTGCCAGACGAGACCGATCCGGTGGTATGGCGCGGCCCGGTCATTGCGGGGACCGTAACGCAGTTCTGGAAAGATGTAATCTGGTCCGACGTGGACGTGATGTTTGTGGATATGCCGCCGGGAACGGGCGATGTACCGCTTACCGTGTTCCAGTCCATTCCTGTAGACGGTATCATTGTGGTGACTTCGCCGCAGGAGCTGGTGTCTATGATCGTCGGCAAGGCGGTTAAGATGGCGGGCATGATGAACGTGCCGGTTATAGGCCTTGTGGAAAATATGAGTTACCTGAAATGCCCGGACTGTGGGAAGGAAATCCCGGTCTTTGGCGAAAGCCGCGTCGAGGAGACGGCGGCTAAATTCGGAATCAGGGTGCTGGGCAGAGTACCGGTCGATCCGGAGATCGCCCGTGCGGCGGACGAAGGGAAGATCGAGGCGCTCCCGGGGGAATGGCTCGCAGAAGCGGCTGAGCAAGTGGAAAAATTATGA
- a CDS encoding DUF1622 domain-containing protein, translating to MEFFAPYLNVITTVLYLASVAILLWGFVLCLRDFLASHFKRMERFARMRKLADAKNGLGGYILLALEVLIVADIIDSIAKPTFEDILRLAAIVAIRTVISYFLNKEIRDSEQQKKIINDNDKETE from the coding sequence ATGGAATTTTTTGCGCCATATTTGAACGTTATCACAACAGTCCTGTATCTTGCCTCGGTCGCTATACTCCTGTGGGGATTTGTTTTATGCCTGCGGGATTTTCTGGCTTCGCATTTCAAGCGGATGGAGCGGTTTGCGCGGATGAGAAAGCTTGCCGACGCAAAGAACGGCCTTGGGGGTTATATCCTGTTGGCCCTTGAAGTGCTGATCGTAGCGGATATCATCGATTCCATCGCAAAACCGACGTTTGAGGATATCCTGCGGCTGGCGGCGATTGTGGCGATACGCACGGTGATTTCCTATTTCCTCAACAAGGAAATCAGGGACTCGGAGCAACAGAAAAAAATAATCAATGACAACGATAAAGAAACGGAGTGA
- the cysS gene encoding cysteine--tRNA ligase, producing the protein MKIFNSMTGKKEELNPLIPGQFNIYACGPTVYNYFHIGNARPFIVFDTLRRYLEYRGYKVNFVQNFTDVDDKMIRVAAEEGITVKELGDRYIGEYFKDAEALNIRPATVHPKATEHIGDIIALVKKLVDTGHAYELHGDVYFDTQSFPGYGRLSGQDLSELEMGARIDINEEKKNPMDFALWKAKKEGEIAWPSPWGEGRPGWHIECSAMSMKYLGDTLDIHGGGQDLKFPHHENEIAQSEAATGKPFANYWMHNGYINIDNRKMSKSAGNFFTVRDILKEFRGPAVRLFMLSAHYRNPINFSRELLTQSETAYDRILNCRENLKFIMEHPKDEAVEIAPVIAAASEKFNAAMDDDLNTADAIGGIFEYIKEINTLFESGGRAEDAKAALTELDTLMDVLGILSDETGGAVPEDVREMAEKRQEARAKKNWAEADRLRDEVRTRGYELKDTPDGVKINKI; encoded by the coding sequence TTGAAGATATTTAATTCGATGACGGGGAAAAAAGAGGAACTGAATCCGCTTATCCCCGGACAATTCAACATTTATGCGTGCGGTCCGACTGTATATAACTATTTCCATATCGGCAACGCCCGCCCGTTTATCGTATTCGATACGCTTCGCAGGTATCTGGAATACCGCGGCTATAAAGTAAACTTTGTGCAGAATTTTACCGACGTAGACGATAAGATGATCCGTGTGGCGGCAGAGGAAGGCATTACGGTAAAGGAACTCGGGGACCGCTATATCGGGGAATATTTTAAGGATGCGGAAGCGCTTAATATCCGCCCCGCCACCGTACATCCCAAGGCGACGGAGCACATCGGCGACATCATTGCGCTGGTGAAAAAGCTGGTCGATACGGGGCATGCCTACGAGCTCCACGGCGACGTGTATTTCGATACGCAGAGCTTCCCCGGCTACGGCAGGCTTTCCGGGCAGGATCTTTCCGAACTGGAAATGGGTGCGCGCATCGACATCAACGAGGAAAAGAAAAATCCGATGGATTTTGCCCTCTGGAAAGCGAAAAAGGAAGGGGAGATCGCTTGGCCGAGCCCGTGGGGGGAAGGCCGCCCGGGATGGCACATCGAATGCTCGGCAATGAGCATGAAATATCTCGGCGATACGCTCGATATTCACGGCGGCGGGCAGGACTTGAAATTCCCGCACCATGAAAACGAGATTGCCCAGAGTGAAGCCGCGACGGGCAAGCCCTTTGCAAATTACTGGATGCACAACGGCTACATCAATATTGACAACAGGAAAATGTCGAAGTCGGCGGGGAATTTTTTCACGGTGCGCGACATCCTAAAGGAATTTCGTGGCCCGGCGGTGCGCCTCTTTATGCTGAGCGCCCATTACAGGAACCCGATCAATTTTTCGCGTGAGTTGCTTACACAGTCGGAAACGGCGTACGACCGCATCTTGAACTGCCGTGAGAACCTGAAGTTCATTATGGAGCATCCGAAGGACGAAGCGGTGGAAATTGCACCGGTGATTGCGGCGGCAAGCGAGAAATTCAACGCGGCAATGGACGACGACCTCAATACGGCGGATGCGATTGGCGGGATTTTTGAATACATCAAAGAAATCAACACTCTTTTTGAGAGCGGAGGACGCGCGGAGGACGCAAAAGCGGCCCTTACGGAGCTCGATACGCTTATGGACGTGCTGGGCATACTTTCGGACGAGACCGGCGGAGCGGTTCCGGAAGACGTGCGGGAGATGGCCGAAAAGCGGCAGGAAGCGCGCGCCAAAAAGAACTGGGCCGAGGCGGACCGCCTGCGCGATGAAGTAAGGACCCGCGGGTATGAACTGAAAGATACGCCGGACGGCGTTAAAATCAATAAAATCTAG
- a CDS encoding sensory rhodopsin transducer, whose product MELGKKTWVFADGDLPPQGQSEPLGHEALMVVNNCGEEAEITLDLLFEDKEPKEGIKITVPAKRVNCFRMDFPIGEEAYSIPKGQYAVILNSSVPVVAVFGRLDRRKDMAYYPVAGYGI is encoded by the coding sequence ATGGAACTTGGAAAGAAAACCTGGGTATTTGCGGACGGCGACCTGCCGCCGCAGGGGCAGAGCGAGCCGCTGGGACACGAAGCGCTGATGGTGGTAAACAATTGCGGCGAGGAGGCCGAAATCACCCTCGACCTGCTGTTTGAGGACAAGGAACCAAAAGAGGGAATTAAAATTACCGTCCCCGCGAAACGGGTCAACTGCTTCCGTATGGATTTTCCCATCGGTGAAGAAGCATACAGTATTCCCAAGGGACAATATGCGGTGATCCTCAACTCAAGCGTACCTGTCGTCGCCGTGTTCGGCAGGCTGGACCGGAGGAAAGATATGGCATATTACCCGGTCGCGGGATATGGAATCTGA
- a CDS encoding M24 family metallopeptidase: protein MSYYNEQETKNRIARVKGILKDKDLDAALIYYDELNIANGWYLTGWCPQFEKGAVLLPVEGEALLLGGPESEPFAKMSSAIKETRNFSAFMVPDEEYPNATIMDFTGLAAELKAKNCVLRKVGIVGTSAIPYQVYTQFKEGFKGAELVDITGEYEALRAYKSAWEAENVRQSFEMCYEAFKAMKAAVKPGAFEHEVAAEGEYICRKHGANSFAYTTIVGSGERSDAVVPTAINKEMKAGEWVMIGIAPRTNGYAGTMGETLPVSGEYTPEQRDAVNTLRKALRITKEILKPGMSGRELDVPARKLFEEKGLIEYLVCPFVHTIGLMEAEGPFYGPNSDDKLEEGMTVCIDVSFFGHPTLHGARVETGYLITKDGCEPLCPEMDAIFMEDL from the coding sequence ATGTCTTACTACAACGAACAGGAAACGAAAAACAGGATTGCCAGAGTAAAGGGAATTCTGAAGGACAAGGACCTTGACGCAGCGCTTATCTATTATGATGAACTGAACATTGCAAACGGCTGGTATCTTACGGGGTGGTGCCCGCAGTTCGAGAAGGGCGCGGTGCTCCTGCCGGTAGAGGGGGAAGCGCTTCTTTTGGGAGGCCCGGAAAGCGAGCCCTTCGCAAAGATGAGCAGCGCAATCAAAGAGACGCGCAACTTTTCAGCCTTCATGGTGCCGGATGAAGAATACCCGAATGCGACGATCATGGATTTTACCGGGCTGGCGGCAGAACTGAAGGCCAAGAACTGTGTGCTCAGGAAAGTCGGCATCGTCGGGACGAGCGCGATCCCCTACCAGGTATATACGCAGTTCAAGGAGGGCTTCAAGGGCGCGGAGCTTGTTGACATCACCGGCGAATATGAAGCGTTGAGGGCGTATAAATCCGCATGGGAAGCGGAAAATGTGAGGCAGTCCTTTGAAATGTGCTACGAGGCGTTCAAAGCTATGAAGGCGGCGGTGAAACCCGGCGCGTTCGAGCATGAGGTAGCGGCGGAGGGCGAATATATCTGCCGTAAACACGGAGCAAACAGCTTTGCCTACACTACGATCGTGGGCAGCGGGGAGCGTTCGGACGCGGTCGTTCCCACGGCGATCAACAAGGAAATGAAAGCAGGCGAATGGGTTATGATTGGCATTGCGCCCCGCACCAACGGCTATGCGGGGACAATGGGGGAAACGCTGCCCGTTTCGGGAGAATATACGCCCGAGCAGCGCGACGCGGTCAACACCTTGCGAAAGGCGCTGCGCATCACAAAAGAAATCCTTAAACCGGGAATGAGCGGAAGGGAGCTTGACGTTCCGGCACGCAAGCTCTTTGAAGAAAAAGGACTGATCGAATATCTGGTATGCCCGTTTGTGCACACCATCGGACTGATGGAAGCAGAAGGACCGTTCTACGGGCCGAACAGCGACGATAAGCTGGAGGAAGGCATGACCGTGTGCATCGACGTCAGCTTTTTCGGGCATCCGACGCTGCACGGCGCACGCGTTGAAACGGGCTACCTGATTACGAAAGACGGCTGTGAGCCGCTGTGCCCCGAGATGGACGCAATCTTTATGGAAGACCTATAA